Proteins from a single region of Belliella baltica DSM 15883:
- a CDS encoding isopenicillin N synthase family dioxygenase, translating to MTEILYDEIPSLDLADFTSGDVNEKAAFVEKLGQAYNNIGFVAIKNHGLSKELQDNLYDIIKRYFALPDDVKAKYEKPEIGYQRGYTGKGKEHAKGRNTGDLKEFYHVGQDRASIPDSDPIKAEYPDNIWPTELPEFEEIALEAFKTLEAAGKNMLKAIALYLELPENYFEDKVKYGNSILRQIHYFPIENPDEVPADAVRAAEHGDINLITLLMGASADGLQVLRKDGKWIPITALPDQLVVNVGDMLERLTNKKLKSTIHRVVNPPRELMNTSRFSIPFFMHPRSEMDLTCLESCIDESNPKQFTDATAGEFLDERLRELGLKK from the coding sequence ATGACTGAGATTTTATATGACGAAATTCCATCTTTAGACTTAGCAGATTTCACTTCTGGAGATGTAAATGAAAAGGCAGCTTTTGTAGAAAAGCTAGGTCAAGCCTACAATAATATTGGCTTTGTTGCTATAAAAAACCATGGTTTAAGTAAAGAATTACAAGATAACCTTTATGATATTATTAAGAGATATTTTGCTCTTCCTGATGATGTGAAGGCAAAATATGAAAAACCAGAAATTGGTTATCAGCGTGGCTACACGGGCAAAGGTAAAGAACATGCCAAAGGAAGAAATACAGGAGACCTGAAGGAATTTTACCATGTGGGCCAAGATAGAGCAAGTATCCCTGATTCAGATCCTATCAAAGCCGAATATCCTGATAATATCTGGCCAACAGAGTTGCCCGAGTTTGAAGAAATTGCTTTGGAAGCATTCAAAACATTGGAAGCTGCTGGCAAAAATATGCTAAAGGCCATTGCATTGTATTTGGAATTACCAGAAAATTATTTTGAAGATAAAGTAAAGTATGGGAATTCAATCTTGAGACAAATTCACTATTTCCCAATTGAGAACCCTGATGAAGTTCCTGCAGATGCAGTAAGAGCAGCAGAGCATGGAGATATCAATTTGATTACTTTGCTTATGGGAGCAAGTGCAGATGGACTTCAGGTTTTGAGAAAAGACGGAAAATGGATTCCTATCACAGCACTTCCTGACCAATTGGTTGTAAATGTAGGGGATATGTTGGAGAGATTGACCAATAAAAAATTGAAATCAACCATACATCGTGTGGTCAATCCTCCAAGAGAATTGATGAATACAAGCAGGTTCTCCATTCCATTCTTTATGCACCCAAGGTCTGAGATGGACTTGACTTGTCTGGAAAGTTGTATAGATGAAAGTAATCCAAAGCAATTTACAGATGCAACAGCAGGAGAGTTTTTGGACGAACGTCTTAGAGAATTAGGATTGAAGAAATAA
- the serS gene encoding serine--tRNA ligase, protein MLLVNTIRDNFETVLEGLQKRNFTHAEATLHQVLELDKTRKETQTERDNLQAESNNISKEIGALMREGRKEEAEKIKSRTAEIKSQIKILEDNYNNVEEDLRQILYTIPNVPHISVPSGKSADDNEIVLEHGSIPDLPESKLPHWELIKKYDIIDFDLGVKIAGAGFPVYKGRGARLQRGLINFFLDEAMKAGYTEIQPPILVNEDSGYGTGQLPDKEGQMYEATADKLFLIPTAEVPITNLYRDVILNEQDFPIKNVAYTPCFRREAGSWGAHVRGLNRLHQFDKVEIVQVVHPDNSYEVLEDMSNYVQSLLQKLELPYRVLRLCGGDMGFTSSLTYDMEVYSAAQERWLEVSSVSNFENYQSNRLKLRYKGEDKKTILAHTLNGSALALPRIVASILENNQTEHGIKMPNVLVPYLGFDMI, encoded by the coding sequence ATGTTACTTGTAAATACTATCAGGGACAATTTTGAGACCGTATTGGAAGGTCTTCAAAAGAGGAATTTCACCCATGCCGAGGCCACCTTACACCAAGTTTTGGAATTGGACAAAACCAGAAAAGAAACACAGACAGAAAGGGATAATTTACAAGCAGAATCAAACAACATATCGAAAGAAATTGGTGCTTTGATGCGTGAAGGGAGGAAAGAAGAAGCAGAAAAAATCAAATCAAGAACTGCTGAGATAAAATCTCAAATCAAAATCCTTGAGGACAATTACAATAACGTCGAGGAAGATTTAAGGCAAATTTTATATACAATCCCAAATGTCCCTCATATTTCTGTACCATCAGGAAAATCAGCGGATGATAATGAGATCGTATTGGAACATGGCAGCATTCCTGATCTTCCTGAATCTAAACTTCCCCATTGGGAATTGATCAAGAAATATGACATTATCGACTTTGATCTTGGTGTGAAAATCGCCGGCGCAGGATTCCCGGTATATAAAGGGAGAGGTGCAAGATTACAAAGAGGCTTAATCAATTTCTTCTTGGACGAGGCGATGAAAGCTGGCTATACGGAAATACAGCCTCCGATCCTTGTCAACGAAGACTCAGGCTACGGCACAGGTCAACTTCCAGACAAGGAAGGTCAGATGTATGAAGCTACAGCAGACAAGCTCTTTTTGATCCCAACTGCAGAGGTCCCAATTACCAACTTATATAGAGACGTAATTTTGAACGAACAAGACTTCCCAATCAAGAACGTCGCTTATACTCCTTGTTTTAGAAGAGAGGCTGGAAGCTGGGGGGCACATGTTAGAGGATTGAATAGGCTGCATCAATTTGACAAAGTTGAAATAGTGCAAGTTGTTCACCCAGATAATTCCTATGAAGTTTTGGAAGACATGAGTAATTATGTACAAAGTTTACTTCAAAAATTAGAACTACCATACCGTGTTCTTAGACTATGTGGTGGAGATATGGGCTTTACTTCTTCTTTGACTTATGACATGGAAGTCTATTCTGCCGCGCAAGAAAGATGGTTAGAAGTAAGTTCTGTAAGCAACTTTGAAAATTATCAGTCAAACAGATTGAAGTTGAGATATAAAGGCGAAGACAAAAAAACGATTTTAGCACATACTCTAAATGGTTCAGCCTTAGCTTTACCAAGAATTGTTGCTTCCATATTAGAAAATAACCAAACAGAACATGGCATAAAAATGCCAAATGTCTTGGTCCCTTACTTAGGTTTTGACATGATCTAA